Proteins encoded together in one Anguilla anguilla isolate fAngAng1 chromosome 9, fAngAng1.pri, whole genome shotgun sequence window:
- the LOC118236679 gene encoding intraflagellar transport protein 20 homolog, which produces MAKDPLAEAGLHFDELNKLRVLDPEVGQKTTELKEECKEFVDKIGQFQKIVGGLIELVDELAKEAETEKMKAIGARNLLKSVAKQREAQQMQLQALIAEKKMQLERYRIEYEALSKVEAEQSEFIDQFILQK; this is translated from the exons ATGGCGAAAGATCCCTTAGCAGAGGCCGGCCTTCACTTTGACGAGCTGAACAAGTTGCGGGTGCTAGACCCAGAGGTCGGCCAGAAGACCACAGAGCTCAAGGAGGAGTGCAAAGAGTTTGTGGACA AGATTGGTCAGTTTCAAAAGATTGTTGGTGGGCTAATCGAGCTGGTGGATGAACTGGCTAAGGAAGCTGAGACAGAAAAGATGAAG GCCATCGGCGCCAGGAACCTGCTGAAGTCGGTGGCCAAGCAGCGGGAGGCCCAGCAGATGCAGCTGCAGGCTCTGATTGCAGAGAAGAAGATGCAGCTGGAGAG GTACCGCATCGAGTACGAGGCGCTGTCCAAGGTGGAGGCCGAGCAGAGCGAGTTCATCGACCAGTTCATCCTGCAGAAGTGA
- the si:ch211-167j9.5 gene encoding tyrosine kinase receptor Cad96Ca: MLTSTATTVTQRTAKRGAVGMDPLTYSLIGVTAFFAVVMALLVLLWLVKYRSLMRTIRELRGEQRLQNIPPPDAPASVDTVTVTLGQATPSDSPLQRQKSKSASRSLWKPSQLNPRFTKADLSLMQLIKAGKEGVFYKAKMTRGTCKGHSLFTCKITKEGVSAKRVKSEVSIMRKLGHHKNVLQLLDWNTTEDPYVLILEYVSCGTLRSFVQAHRDRLSSDSELQNLFTVAAYHIALAMDHLRAKMVVHCDLALRNIMVNSFPREVKVAEFGLARDLTRMSSRRSTRKKRRGERVPLRWYPPEYFRSNYYSFKGDVWAFGIVLWEMQTFGTLPYPNFESSEEVIAHICAGHKNADPENCRPELLQVMSDCWLEPYTLRPSFCDIIQILEAVLEDDMDYVDVDNRRPLAPGPPNN, translated from the exons ATGTTAACCTCCACAGCGACCACAGTGACCCAAAGGACCGCAAAGCGAG GCGCCGTTGGCATGGACCCGCTCACCTACAGCCTCATCGGCGTCACGGCCTTCTTTGCGGTGGTCATGGCTCTGCTCGTGCTGCTCTGGCTCGTCAA ATATCGCTCGCTAATGCGCACCATTCGGGAACTGAGGGGGGAGCAGCGGTTGCAGAACATCCCTCCGCCGGACGCCCCGGCCTCGGTGGACACGGTCACCGTCACGCTGGGGCAGGCGACGCCCTCCGACAGTCCGCTGCAGAGACAAAAATCCAAGTCGGCCTCCAGGTCACTATGGAAACCATCGCAACTG aatcctcgcTTCACAAAGGCTGACCTGAGCCTAATGCAGCTCATCAAAGCAGGGAAGGAGGGTGTGTTCTACAAGGCAAAGATGACGAGAGGAACCTGCAAAGGCCACTCGCTGTTCACCTGCAAGATTACCAAAGAGG GCGTCTCTGCTAAACGGGTGAAGTCAGAGGTGTCCATCATGAGGAAGCTGGGACACCACAAGAacgtgctgcagctgctggactGGAACACCACCGAAG ACCCCTACGTGCTGATCCTGGAGTACGTGAGCTGCGGCACCCTGCGGAGCTTCGTGCAGGCGCACCGGGACAGGCTGAGCTCCGACAGCGAGCTGCAGAACCTCTTCACCGTGGCGGCCTACCACATAGCGCTGGCCATGGACCACCTCCGCGCCAAGATG GTGGTGCACTGTGACCTGGCCCTGCGGAACATCATGGTGAACAGCTTCCCCCGGGAGGTGAAGGTGGCCGAGTTCGGCCTGGCCCGGGACCTCACCCGCATGAGTAGCCGACGCAGCACCCGAAAAAAGCGCCGTGgg GAACGCGTGCCCCTGCGCTGGTACCCTCCAGAGTACTTCAGGAGCAATTACTACAGCTTCAAAGGGGACGTGTGGGCATTTGGCATAGTGCTCTGGGAGATGCAAACTTTCG GCACCTTGCCCTACCCCAATTTTGAGAGCTCAGAAGAGGTTATCGCCCACATCTGCGCTGGACACAAGAACGCAGACCCTGAGAACTGCAGGCCAGAGTT ACTCCAGGTGATGAGCGACTGCTGGCTGGAGCCCTACACCCTGAGGCCCTCGTTCTGCGACATCATCCAGATCCTGGAGGCCGTCCTGGAGGATGATATG GATTATGTGGACGTGGACAACCGGAGGCCACTGGCCCCCGGGCCCCCTAACAACTGA
- the LOC118235928 gene encoding ubiquitin carboxyl-terminal hydrolase 32-like — MGAKESSLGFLSYDEAVKRVTDVELKRLKDAFRRTSGLSCYMSQQCFFREVLGDAVPAKVAEVIYTSFGGTSKGLHFNNLIVGLVLLTRGRDEEKAKYIFSLFASESGSYAVREDMESTLRTMDGEVPPSLRKCFTEGEKVNYEKFKLWLLQNKEAFTFSRWLLSSAVCVTLTDDSDTPTFYQTLAGVTHLEESDIIDLEKRYWLLKAQSRTGRFDLETFVPLVSPPIHASLSEGLFHAFDENRDNHIDFKEISCGLSACCRGPLAERQKFCFKVFDVDRDGVLSRAEIREMVVALREVWKDNRTDNLPELHANVSDIVEDILKEHDTTKLGHLTLEDYQIWSVKSALANEFLNLLFQVCHIVLGLRPATPEEEGQIIRGWLEREARYGLQPGHHWFLISMQWWQQWMDYVKYDNRLIVVEQPSVVGAGKGSLSGPSGEQASDAGGMAGSHSSSEEKFSDNVSSASEASETAGGSLIPSSSGTDICFARQHAASDNNNQCFLGANGNLPAHLAAQRPGAIDNQPLVAPEPLKAPTLTLEGGRLKRSLTAGRDFETVPEPVWRALYHWYGANLSLPRPVIRDQKSDVAELELFPRHLLFLRQQPASRTPQSNIWVNMGNVPSPSAPLKRVLAYTGCFSRMDTIKDIHDYLSQRLRIKDEDMRLWLYNSENYLTLLDDEDHRLEDLKIPDEQHMVIEVRNKDMSWPEEMSFIANSSKMDRHKVPTEKGATGLSNLGNTCFMNSSIQCVSNTKPLTEYFTSGRHLYELNRINPMGMRGHMAKCYGDLVQELWSGTQKNVAPLKLRWTIAKYAPRFNGFQQQDSQELLAFLLDGLHEDLNRVHEKPYVELKDSDGRPDREVASEAWDNHLRRNRSIVVDLFHGQLRSQVKCKTCGHVSARFDPFNFLSLPLPMDSSMHLEIIVIKLDGSTPVRYGLRLNMDEKYTALKRQLSELCGLKPEQILLAEVHASNIKNFPLDNQKVRRAASGFLCAFEVPVPGTPTSVVSPVRADVAPLLNGTAVPAASGGSAKPSVLPNGMPSTVVPCGTERGLANGIPNGHVVPVQDSPFTGYIIAIHRKMMRAELYFLSSQKNRPSLFGMPLIVPCTVRTRARDLYDAVWIQVSRLASPLPPQEASNHAQDCDDSLGYQYPFTLRVVQKDGNSCAWCPWYRFCRGCTVHCNEDQAAVWNAYIAVDWDPTALHLRYQTSQERTVEEHASVEQSRRAQAEPISLDSCLRAFTSEEELGEDEKYYCSKCKTHRLATKKLDLWRLPPVLIVHLKRFQFVNGRWIKSQKIVKFPREKFDPSAFLAPREEADGQQGPEECPGEEPQEAGPTPKASEDEAGSLPSIAAPTGPPNSTKASPAAGRKSSAPVGGDCGSSHCPRSGGRRAGRLRLPQLGSRHRLSDSKESLDGGRESSTEREQEQEQGAAEGEAPPGRDGNAAAAATEGLCQENGQSDGHADDGTDLETPQRHGDDVCLDPIYNLYAISCHSGILGGGHYVTYAKNPNEKWYCYNDSSCKELRSDEIDADSAYILFYEQQGVDCSRFLPRTDGKKMADTSSMDEDFESDYKKYCVLQ; from the exons GTGATCTACACCTCATTTGGAGGCACATCAAAGGGGCTGCACTTTAACAACCTCATTGTGGGCCTGGTACTGCTCACGAGAGGACGAGATGAAGAGAAAGCCAAAT ACATCTTCAGCCTGTTCGCCAGCGAGTCGGGCAGCTATGCGGTGCGGGAGGACATGGAGAGCACCCTGCGGACCATGGACGGGGAAGTCCCGCCCTCTCTCCGGAAGTGCTTCACTGAG GGAGAGAAAGTCAACTACGAGAAGTTCAAGCTCTGGCTCCTGCAGAACAAGGAGGCCTTCACCTTCTCCCGCTGGCTCCTCTCCAGCGCCGTGTGCGTGACCCTCACCGACGACAGCGACACGCCCACCTTCTACCAGACGCTGGCCGGCGTCACTCACC TGGAAGAATCGGACATCATTGATCTGGAGAAGCGCTACTGGCTCCTGAAAGCTCAGTCGAGGACCGGCCGTTTTGACTTGGAGACGTTCGTCCCCCTGGTCTCCCCCCCTATTCATGCGTCGCTCAGCGAAG GTTTGTTCCACGCCTTCGATGAGAACCGGGACAATCACATCGACTTCAAGGAGATCTCGTGCGGGCTGTCCGCGTGCTGCCGGGGGCCTCTGGCTGAGAGGCAGAAGT TTTGCTTCAAGGTGTTTGACGTGGACCGCGACGGGGTCCTGTCCCGGGCCGAGATCCGCGAGATGGTGGTGGCGCTGCGCGAGGTCTGGAAGGACAACCGCACCGATAATCTCCCC gAGTTGCATGCTAATGTATCTGACATCGTAGAAGACATCCTGAAGGAACATGACACTACTAAG CTGGGCCATTTGACTCTGGAGGACTACCAGATCTGGAGTGTGAAGAGTGCTCTGGCCAATGAGTTCCTCAACCTGCTGTTCCAG gtgtgcCACATCGTCCTGGGGCTCCGCCCCGCCACGCccgaggaggaggggcagatCATCAG gggctggctggagagggaggcgcGGTACGGGCTCCAGCCGGGGCACCACTGGTTCCTCATCTCCATGCAGTGGTGGCAGCAGTGGATGGACTACGTGAAATAC GACAACCGGCTGATCGTGGTGGAGCAGCCCTCGGTGGTGGGCGCGGGGAAGGGCTCGCTGTCGGGGCCCTCCGGGGAGCAGGCCTCGGACGCGGGCGGCATGGCCGGCTCCCACAGCTCCTCCGAGGAGAAGTTCTCCGACAACGTCTCCAGCGCGTCGGAGGCGTCCGAGACCGCCGGAGGAA gtctcaTCCCCTCCAGCTCAGGCACAGACATCTGCTTCGCTCGGCAGCACGCCGCCTCAGACAACAACAACCAGTGCTTCCTGGGGGCCAACGGCAACCTGCCCGCCCACCTGGCGGCCCAGAGGCCGGGCGCCATCGACAACCAGCCCCTGGTCGCCCCAGAGCCCCTGAAG GCCCCCACGCTGACCCTGGAGGGCGGGCGTCTGAAGCGGTCCCTGACGGCGGGCCGGGACTTTGAGACGGTCCCCGAGCCGGTGTGGAGGGCGCTGTACCACTGGTACGGTGCCAACCTGAGCCTGCCCCGCCCG GTGATCCGGGACCAGAAGTCGGACGTGGCTGAGCTGGAGCTCTTCCCCCGGCACCTGCTCTTCCTGCGGCAGCAGCCCGCCTCCCGCACCCCCCAGTCTAACATCTGGGTCAACATGG GTAACGTGCCGTCCCCCAGCGCCCCTCTAAAGCGGGTGCTGGCCTACACGGGCTGCTTCAGCAGGATGGACACCATCAAGGACATCCACGACTACCTGTCCCAGCGGCTGCGCATCAAGGACGAGGACATGCGCCTGTGGCTCTACAACAGTGAG AATTACCTCACACTGCTGGATGATGAAGATCACAGATTGGAAGATTTGAAGATACCAGATGAACAGCACATGGTCATCGAAG TCCGAAACAAGGACATGAGCTGGCCTGAGGAAATGTCCTTCATCGCCAACAGCAGCAAGATGGACCGACACAAAG TTCCGACTGAAAAGGGGGCCACAGGTCTGAGTAATCTGGGGAACACCTGCTTCATGAACTCCAGCATCCAGTGCGTGAGCAACACCAAGCCTCTGACGGAGTACTTCACCTCAGGGAGGCACCTGTACGAGCTCAACAG AATCAACCCCATGGGGATGCGCGGTCACATGGCCAAGTGCTACGGGGACCTGGTCCAGGAGCTGTGGAGCGGGACGCAGAAGAACGTGGCGCCTCTGAAGCTCAGG TGGACGATAGCCAAGTACGCCCCGAGGTTCAACGGCTTCCAGCAGCAGGACTCCCAGGAGCTGCTGGCGTTCTTGCTGGACGGCCTCCACGAGGACCTGAACCGCGTCCACGAGAAGCCCTACGTGGAGCTGAAGGACAGCGACGGGCGGCCGGACAGGGAGGTGGCctcagag GCCTGGGACAACCACCTGAGGAGGAACCGCTCCATCGTGGTGGACCTGTTCCACGGTCAGCTCCGGTCCCAGGTCAAGTGCAAGACCTGCGGTCACGTCAGCGCGCGCTTCGACCCCTTCAACTTCCTGTCCCTGCCCCTGCCCATGGACAGCTCCATGCACTTAGAGATCATCG TGATCAAGCTGGACGGCTCCACGCCGGTGCGGTACGGCCTCCGGCTCAACATGGACGAGAAGTACACGGCGCTGAAGAGGCAGCTGAGCGAGCTCTGCGGCCTGAAGCCCGAGCAGATCCTCCTGGCCGAGGTGCACGCCTCCAACATCAAG AACTTTCCGCTGGACAACCAGAAGGTGCGGCGGGCGGCGAGCGGGTTCCTGTGCGCGTTCGAGGTCCCCGTCCCGGGCACGCCTACGTCCGTCGTCTCCCCCGTGCGCGCCG ACGTTGCACCCCTGCTGAACGGGACGGCGGTCCCGGCCGCCAGCGGCGGCTCGGCGAAGCCCAGCGTGCTGCCCAACGGCATGCCCAGCACCGTGGTGCCCTGCGGGACGGAGAGGGGCCTGGCCAACGGCATCCCCAACGGCCACGTGGTGCCCGTGCAGGACAGCCCCTTCACCGGGTACATCATCGCCATCCACCGCAAGATG ATGCGCGCGGAGCTCTACTTCCTGTCGTCGCAGAAGAACCGGCCCAGCCTGTTCGGCATGCCGCTCATCGTGCCCTGCACGGTGCGCACCCGGGCCCGGGACCTGTACGACGCCGTGTGGATACAGGTGTCCCGCCTGgccagccccctgccccctcaggAGGCCAGCAACCACGCCCAGGACTG TGACGACAGCCTGGGCTACCAGTACCCCTTCACCCTGCGCGTGGTGCAGAAGGACGGGAACTCCTGCGCCTGGTGCCCGTGGTACAG GTTCTGCCGCGGCTGCACGGTCCACTGCAACGAGGACCAGGCCGCCGTGTGGAACGCCTACATCGCCGTGGACTGGGACCCCACCGCCCTGCACCTGCGCTACCAGACCTCCCAGgagcgg ACGGTGGAGGAGCACGCCAGCGTGGAGCAGAGCCGCCGGGCGCAGGCCGAGCCCATCAGCCTGGACAGCTGCCTGCGGGCCTTCACCAGCGAGGAGGAGCTGGGCGAGGACGAGAAGTACTACTGCTCCAAGTGCAAGACCCACCGCCTGGCCACCAAGAAGCTGGACCTGTGGAGGCTGCCCCCCGTCCTG ATAGTCCACTTGAAGCGGTTCCAGTTCGTCAATGGGCGCTGGATCAAGTCTCAGAAGATAGTGAAGTTCCCCAGGGAGAAGTTCGACCCCAGCGCCTTCCTGGCGCCCAGAGAGGAGGCGGACGGCCAACAGGGGCCGGAGGAGTGCCCGGGGGAGGAGCCTCAGGAGGCGGGGCCAACGCCGAAGGCCAGTGAGGATGAGGCGGGGAGCTTACCTTCCATCGCCGCCCCGACTGGTCCTCCCAACAGCACCAAAG CTTCTCCTGCCGCGGGCCGGAAGTCCAGCGCCCCGGTGGGCGGGGACTGCggctcctcccactgccccAGGAGCGGAGGCCGGAGGGCGGGGCGACTGCGCCTGCCGCAGCTGGGCAGCAGGCACCGCCTCTCCGACAGCAAGGAGAGCCTGGACGGCGGGCGGGAGAGCTCTACGGAGCgcgagcaggagcaggagcagggcgcGGCCGAGggggaggcccccccggggagGGACGgcaacgccgccgccgcggcgacggAAGGGCTCTGCCAGGAGAACGGACAGAGCGACGGGCACGCGGACGACGGCACGGACCTGGAGACCCCCCAGCGCCATGGAGACGACGTCTGCCTGGACCCCATATACAACCTATATGCAATCTCA TGTCACTCTGGAATTCTGGGAGGAGGCCACTATGTGACATATGCCAAAAACCCCAATGAGAAGTGGTACTGCTACAATGACAGCAGCTGCAAG GAACTGCGCTCCGACGAGATAGACGCGGACTCGGCCTACATCCTGTTCTACGAGCAGCAGGGCGTGGACTGCTCCCGCTTCCTGCCGCGGACGGACGGGAAGAAGATGGCGGACACCAGCAGCATGGACGAGGACTTTGAGTCGGACTACAAGAAGTACTGCGTCCTCCAGTGA